A region from the Janthinobacterium agaricidamnosum genome encodes:
- the chrA gene encoding chromate efflux transporter: MHENANLPPPAPVSLRSAFWYWLKLGCVSFGGPAGQIAMMHAELVEKRRWISEQRFLHALNYCMLLPGPEATQLAIYIGWLMHRTRGALVAGLLFLLPSLLVLIALSWLYMAYGNVGAIAGILYGIKPAVVAIVLAAAWRLGRRTLRSPSLIAIAAAAFVAIAALRLPFPLIVLAAALLGMAGGRWLPGHFHASGTSHGGAARYGAALIDDDTPTPDHARFRWPRLLGTAAVGLGLAFFAWLGLALASGADQPLAQMGVFFSKAALLTFGGAYAVLPYLVQGAADHYHWITSAQMMDGLALGETTPGPLIMIVAFIGFVGGWSHAVTGEQLWLAGICGAFVASWFTFLPSFIFILAGAPLVEASRGNLRLSAPLTAISAAVVGVIASLALFFGRHVFWQANPLPHWDWLAMIIALAAGVALIRFQVGTIKLLLVCAAIGLSRAWLA; the protein is encoded by the coding sequence ATGCACGAGAACGCCAACCTTCCCCCTCCCGCCCCCGTCAGCCTGCGCAGCGCCTTCTGGTACTGGCTCAAGCTGGGCTGCGTCAGCTTTGGCGGCCCGGCCGGCCAGATCGCCATGATGCATGCGGAACTGGTGGAAAAGCGGCGCTGGATTTCGGAGCAGCGTTTCCTGCACGCCCTCAATTACTGCATGCTGCTGCCGGGGCCGGAAGCGACCCAGCTGGCCATCTACATCGGCTGGCTGATGCACCGCACGCGCGGCGCCCTGGTGGCGGGCCTGCTGTTTTTGCTGCCCTCGCTGCTGGTGCTGATCGCCCTGTCATGGCTCTACATGGCGTATGGCAACGTGGGCGCCATCGCCGGCATCCTGTACGGCATCAAGCCGGCCGTCGTCGCCATCGTGCTGGCGGCCGCCTGGCGCCTGGGCCGGCGCACCTTGCGCAGTCCCAGCCTGATCGCCATCGCGGCGGCGGCATTTGTCGCCATCGCCGCGCTACGGCTGCCATTTCCGCTGATCGTGCTCGCCGCCGCCCTGCTGGGCATGGCGGGCGGCCGCTGGCTGCCGGGCCATTTTCATGCCAGCGGTACCTCGCATGGCGGTGCGGCCCGCTACGGCGCCGCCCTGATCGATGACGACACGCCCACGCCGGACCACGCGCGCTTCCGCTGGCCGCGCCTGCTTGGCACGGCCGCCGTGGGCCTAGGGCTGGCCTTCTTCGCCTGGCTGGGCCTGGCGCTGGCGAGCGGGGCGGACCAGCCGCTGGCGCAGATGGGCGTGTTTTTCAGCAAGGCCGCCCTGCTCACGTTCGGCGGCGCGTACGCCGTGCTGCCCTATCTGGTGCAGGGCGCCGCCGACCACTACCACTGGATCACGAGCGCACAGATGATGGATGGCCTGGCCCTGGGCGAAACGACGCCCGGCCCCCTGATCATGATCGTCGCCTTCATCGGTTTCGTCGGCGGCTGGAGCCATGCCGTGACGGGAGAACAGCTGTGGCTGGCGGGCATATGCGGCGCGTTCGTCGCCAGTTGGTTTACTTTCCTGCCCTCGTTTATCTTCATTTTGGCCGGTGCGCCCCTGGTGGAAGCGTCGCGCGGCAATTTGCGCCTGAGCGCGCCGTTGACGGCCATCTCGGCGGCCGTGGTGGGCGTCATCGCCAGCCTGGCCCTGTTCTTTGGCCGCCATGTGTTCTGGCAAGCAAATCCGCTGCCCCACTGGGATTGGCTGGCGATGATCATCGCGCTGGCAGCCGGCGTGGCGCTGATCAGGTTTCAAGTGGGAACCATCAAATTGCTGCTGGTCTGCGCCGCCATCGGCCTGTCGCGTGCCTGGCTGGCTTGA
- a CDS encoding TolC family protein produces MLGCASLWLLSACSTLDVGTAKLSTAEVRATLQDDKAALARDVEALNGPLTLDGAIARAIKYNAERRYKAMEEAVAMGTFEAGQFDMLPKLIASAGYRDRNNDLITRSVDSVTGAPSLANPYISSSRQVLSTELGISWSLLDFGQSYYAARQNADRVMIAGERRRKALHNLILDVRTAYWRVVAAQKLVPLLRSTIAESEAALKDARTAESDRIRSPLEPLRYQRQLLENLRLLETIEQELSTARVELAALTALPLSSGYSVVEAGGDVNTAWLNQPIEKMEEVALLRNPDLREGIYNARIAQQETRRTMLKLFPGLSFNYGVKHSNDDYLIHQNWNEAGAQISFNLLGLLSAPAQMRLADAGVSLANQRRMAMQMAVLSQLHIARQQYANTARQYERADAIAEVDGRIAQHIANQAEAQKQSALDRISQQSTAVLSQLRRYQALSNAQAAASRLQATLGMEPVVNGSSDMPLAELTAAVAQSLQTWNQAQLPSPEDRP; encoded by the coding sequence ATGCTCGGCTGCGCCAGCTTATGGCTGCTGAGCGCTTGCTCGACACTCGACGTCGGCACGGCCAAGCTTTCCACGGCAGAGGTCCGCGCCACGCTGCAGGACGACAAGGCGGCCCTGGCGCGCGACGTGGAGGCGCTGAACGGCCCCCTGACCCTCGATGGCGCCATCGCCCGCGCCATCAAATACAACGCCGAACGCCGCTACAAGGCCATGGAGGAAGCCGTTGCCATGGGCACCTTCGAGGCAGGGCAGTTCGACATGCTGCCCAAGCTGATCGCCTCGGCCGGCTACCGCGACCGCAACAATGACCTGATCACGCGCAGCGTCGATTCCGTCACGGGCGCGCCGTCGCTGGCCAATCCCTACATCTCGTCCAGCCGCCAGGTGCTGAGCACGGAACTGGGCATTTCCTGGAGCCTGCTCGATTTCGGCCAGAGCTACTACGCGGCGCGGCAGAATGCGGACCGCGTGATGATCGCCGGCGAGCGCCGCCGCAAGGCCCTGCACAACCTGATACTCGACGTGCGCACCGCCTACTGGCGCGTGGTGGCGGCGCAGAAGCTGGTGCCCCTGCTGCGCAGCACCATCGCCGAATCGGAAGCGGCCCTGAAGGATGCGCGCACGGCGGAGAGCGACCGCATCCGTTCGCCACTGGAACCGTTGCGCTACCAGCGCCAGCTGCTGGAAAACCTGCGCCTGCTGGAAACCATCGAACAGGAACTGTCGACGGCGCGCGTGGAACTGGCGGCCCTGACCGCCCTGCCGCTGAGCAGCGGCTATAGCGTGGTCGAAGCGGGCGGCGACGTCAATACGGCCTGGCTGAACCAGCCGATCGAAAAAATGGAAGAAGTGGCGCTGCTGCGCAATCCCGACCTGCGCGAAGGCATCTACAACGCCCGCATCGCCCAGCAGGAAACCCGGCGCACCATGCTCAAGCTGTTCCCCGGCCTGTCATTCAACTATGGCGTCAAGCACAGCAACGACGATTACCTGATCCACCAGAACTGGAACGAGGCCGGTGCGCAGATCTCGTTCAACCTGCTGGGCCTGTTATCGGCGCCGGCGCAGATGCGCCTGGCCGACGCGGGCGTGAGCCTGGCCAACCAGCGCCGCATGGCCATGCAGATGGCTGTGCTGAGCCAGCTTCATATTGCTCGTCAGCAATACGCCAACACGGCCCGCCAGTATGAGCGCGCCGACGCCATCGCCGAAGTGGACGGGCGTATCGCCCAGCACATCGCCAACCAGGCCGAGGCGCAGAAACAGTCGGCGCTGGACCGCATTTCGCAGCAAAGCACGGCCGTCCTGTCGCAGCTGCGCCGCTACCAGGCACTGTCGAACGCGCAGGCCGCCGCATCGCGCCTGCAAGCGACCCTGGGCATGGAACCGGTGGTCAACGGCTCGTCCGACATGCCGCTGGCCGAACTGACGGCGGCCGTCGCGCAATCGCTGCAGACCTGGAACCAGGCACAGCTGCCATCACCTGAGGACCGTCCATGA
- a CDS encoding efflux RND transporter periplasmic adaptor subunit codes for MKLVAPAIRMTLAGALALTLQHTALAAAPQPASAGATLETREIRAQLAPRRYTTLAAEIGAKINRLPLPEGAAFKQGQLLVQFDCVLQQAQLAKAEAARMAAETNWQGNQKLADLNSVGKVELDISRAEALKAQAEVAANRALLGKCQIVAPFAGRIAEQKAREQQYVQPGQALLEILDDSTLVLEFIIPSRWMSWVRNGTPFQVSIDETGKSYPAKVQRIGARVDPVSQSVKLSAVIDGRFGELVAGMSGKVLMQPPAK; via the coding sequence ATGAAGTTGGTCGCACCCGCAATACGCATGACCCTGGCCGGCGCGCTGGCCCTGACCTTGCAGCACACCGCGCTGGCCGCCGCGCCGCAGCCGGCCAGCGCCGGCGCCACGCTGGAAACGCGGGAAATCCGCGCCCAGCTGGCGCCGCGCCGCTACACCACCCTGGCCGCCGAGATCGGCGCCAAGATCAACCGCCTGCCGCTGCCGGAAGGCGCGGCCTTCAAGCAGGGACAGTTGCTGGTGCAGTTCGACTGCGTGCTGCAGCAGGCGCAGCTGGCCAAGGCGGAAGCGGCGCGGATGGCGGCCGAGACCAACTGGCAGGGCAACCAGAAACTCGCCGACCTCAATTCCGTGGGCAAGGTCGAACTCGACATTTCCAGGGCCGAAGCGCTCAAGGCGCAGGCCGAAGTGGCCGCCAACCGGGCATTGCTGGGCAAATGCCAGATCGTCGCGCCGTTCGCCGGCCGCATCGCCGAGCAGAAGGCGCGCGAACAGCAGTACGTGCAGCCGGGCCAGGCCCTGCTGGAAATTCTGGACGACAGCACCCTGGTGCTGGAATTCATCATTCCATCTCGCTGGATGAGCTGGGTGCGCAACGGCACGCCCTTCCAGGTCAGCATCGACGAAACGGGCAAGAGCTATCCGGCCAAGGTGCAGCGCATTGGCGCCCGCGTCGACCCCGTCAGCCAGTCCGTCAAGCTGAGCGCCGTCATCGACGGGCGCTTCGGCGAACTGGTGGCCGGCATGAGCGGCAAGGTGCTGATGCAGCCGCCGGCAAAATGA
- a CDS encoding phage tail protein, translating to MKSRPHRVARCLTLAAVAAAAASWSTASYACPAEPYVSSICVMAWTRNDLYGYLPANGQSLNVNQNAALYSLLGTTYGGSGNTTFNLPDLRGRTVIGAGTVDANTSYTVGQKVGTVSATLTMANLPAHAHTLPAVDLSKVSGSVNLAQTTGTPTTISMAPVTYTANTSALTLTLKASSAAGASATPLAGGVPGAVNTPVAKLYNTSAPDVVMGGGSLGGSITVTSAGSPAITLAGTAPVTLNGSLPAAVSGPAGTGAAFSIMQPSMAMYYYIASVGIYPQSN from the coding sequence ATGAAATCTCGTCCGCACCGCGTCGCCCGCTGCCTGACGCTCGCTGCCGTCGCCGCAGCCGCAGCCAGCTGGAGCACAGCCAGCTATGCCTGCCCCGCCGAACCCTATGTTTCCAGCATCTGCGTGATGGCCTGGACCCGCAATGACCTGTACGGCTACTTGCCGGCCAACGGCCAGTCCCTCAACGTCAACCAGAATGCCGCGCTGTACTCGCTGCTGGGCACGACCTATGGCGGCAGCGGCAACACCACCTTCAACCTGCCGGACCTGCGCGGCCGCACCGTGATCGGTGCCGGCACCGTCGACGCCAACACCAGCTACACGGTGGGCCAGAAGGTAGGCACCGTCAGCGCCACCCTGACCATGGCCAATCTGCCGGCCCATGCGCATACCTTGCCGGCGGTCGACTTGAGCAAGGTCAGCGGCTCGGTCAACCTGGCTCAGACGACCGGCACGCCCACCACCATTTCGATGGCGCCCGTCACCTACACCGCCAATACCAGTGCGCTGACACTGACGCTGAAAGCCAGCAGCGCCGCGGGTGCGTCGGCCACGCCGCTGGCCGGCGGCGTGCCGGGAGCGGTAAATACCCCGGTGGCGAAGCTGTATAACACCAGCGCACCCGACGTGGTCATGGGCGGCGGCTCCCTGGGCGGCAGCATTACCGTCACCTCCGCCGGCTCGCCTGCCATTACGCTGGCCGGTACCGCCCCGGTGACGCTGAACGGCTCCCTGCCGGCAGCCGTCAGCGGCCCTGCAGGCACGGGCGCCGCGTTCAGCATCATGCAGCCGTCCATGGCCATGTATTACTACATCGCCTCCGTCGGCATCTACCCGCAGTCGAACTGA
- a CDS encoding tetratricopeptide repeat protein: protein MQPYRLFQVLLSLTLLAAPGARAGRPADHALPLQAAYALLAKGDYANAYPAFLRHAENNPLAQFTLAQFHQNGWGRPADPDAACAWFGKAAQGKIPTALHFAGDCLMRTPDAPGNAAAALTSYLAAAANGHLISLCSASEFYVRGRYVARDVPHGLALCAQAAQAGSPPAMLKLANYLRNDRDVPHDAAMARHWYRMAAERQVDEARYQLAIMQAQGEGGEAEGEAALLALEELASKGYVPAYLPTATLYAHLPPDADTGAPGAANLAKTYLWASAARSRLSDPALQDQARQLQDQVLAIMPPEWRPALDRKIDAHLAQFAAPGTPLKRARHVSPGA from the coding sequence ATGCAGCCATACCGCCTCTTTCAAGTCTTGCTGTCCCTGACGCTGCTGGCGGCGCCGGGCGCGCGCGCCGGGCGGCCGGCCGACCATGCCCTGCCGCTGCAAGCCGCATATGCCTTGCTGGCCAAGGGCGACTATGCCAACGCCTACCCGGCCTTCCTGCGCCACGCGGAGAACAATCCCCTCGCCCAGTTCACCCTGGCCCAGTTCCACCAGAATGGCTGGGGCCGGCCAGCCGACCCCGACGCCGCCTGCGCGTGGTTCGGCAAGGCCGCCCAGGGCAAGATACCGACGGCCCTGCATTTCGCCGGCGACTGCCTGATGCGCACTCCGGACGCGCCAGGCAATGCCGCCGCCGCGCTGACCAGCTACCTGGCCGCCGCCGCGAACGGCCACCTCATTTCACTGTGCTCGGCCAGCGAATTCTATGTCCGCGGCCGCTACGTCGCCCGGGACGTGCCGCACGGCCTGGCGCTGTGCGCCCAGGCGGCGCAGGCCGGTTCGCCGCCGGCCATGCTGAAACTGGCCAATTACCTGCGCAACGACCGCGACGTGCCGCACGACGCGGCCATGGCGCGCCACTGGTACCGCATGGCGGCGGAACGCCAGGTCGACGAGGCGCGCTACCAGCTGGCCATCATGCAAGCGCAGGGAGAAGGCGGCGAAGCCGAGGGCGAGGCGGCGCTGCTTGCCCTGGAAGAACTGGCGAGCAAGGGCTACGTCCCCGCCTACCTGCCCACGGCGACGCTGTACGCCCATCTGCCGCCCGACGCCGATACGGGCGCGCCCGGCGCCGCCAACCTGGCCAAGACCTATCTGTGGGCCAGCGCCGCCCGCAGCCGCCTGAGCGACCCCGCCCTGCAAGACCAGGCGCGGCAGCTGCAAGACCAGGTGCTGGCCATCATGCCGCCCGAATGGCGGCCGGCGCTCGACCGCAAGATCGACGCCCACCTCGCCCAATTCGCCGCCCCGGGCACGCCGCTCAAGCGCGCCCGTCACGTATCACCAGGAGCCTGA